gtacttagcttcaggaagatcaatcactcaatcaatggcatttattgagcatttactgtgtgcagagcaatgtactaggtgcttgggagcatacaatgtaagagagttgttagacatgttccccgtcttcactgagcttacagtaaagaggaAGACGACCTAGGAAACAACGTGGAATATGGGATGAAACTCAAGAAGGCACCAAGGATGTTACTTTCAGATACTGGGATGAGAGTAATGTTGACAATggagatttaagcactttgatcctcatcTGACACTCACCCCCACACTTATTACACatatcctcatattcattcattcattcaattgtatttattgagcgctactgtgtgcagagtactgtactaagcgcttaggaagtacaagtcggcaacatatagaggcggtccctactcaacaacgggctcacagcctagaaggaggtgacagacaacaaaacagaacaagtagacagatgtcaaaatcgtcagaacaaatagaattaaagctatatgcacatcattaacaaaataaatagaatagtaaatatgtacaagtaaaataaatagagtaataaatctgtacaaatatatacaagtgctgtggggaggggaaggaggtagggcaggggcgatggggaggaggagaggaaaacgggggctcagcttgggaaatcaatcaatcaatcgtatttactgagcgcttactatgtgcagagcactgtactaagcgcttgggaagtacaaattggcaacacatagagacagtccctacccaacagtgggctcacagtctaaaagggggagacagagaacagaaccaaacataccaacaaaataaaataaataggatagaaatgtacaagtaagataaataaataaataaataaatagagtaataaatatgtacaaccatatatacatatatacaggtgctgtggggaagggaaggaggtaagatggggggatggagagggagacgagggggagaggaaggaaggggctcagtctgggaaggcctcctggaggaggtgagctctcagcagggccttgaagggaggaatagagctagcttggcggaggggcagagggagggcattccaggcccgggggatgacgtgggccgggggtcgacggcgggagaggcgagaacgaggtacggtgaggagattagcggcggaggagcggagggtgcgggctgggcagtagaaggagagaagggaggtgaggtaggagggggcgaggtgatggagagccttgaagcccagggtgaggagattctgcatgatgcgcagattgattggtagccattggaggtttttgaggaggggagtaatatgcccagagcgtttctggacaaagataatccgggcagcagcatgaagtatggattgaagtggagagagacacgaggatgggagatcagagagaaggctggtgcagtagtccagacgggataggatgagagcttgaatgagcagggtagcagtttggatggagaggaaagggagtatcttggcaatgttgcggagctgagaccggcaggttttggttcctccagaaagcctcctggaggaggtgagcacacagtagggctttgaagggagtaagagagctagcttggcggatgtgtggagggagggcattccatgccaagggaaggacgtgggccgggggtcgacagcgggacaggggagaatgaggtacagtgaggaggttagcggcagaggagcggagggtgcttgctgggctgttgaaggaaagaagggaggtgaggtaggagggggcgaggtgatggagagtcttgaagccgagagtgaggagtttttgcttgattcgtaggttgacaggcagccactggagattgttgaggaggggagtgacatgcccagtgcatttctgcgcaaagataatccggacagcagagtgaagtatagaatgaagtgtggagagacaggaggatgggagatcagagaggaagtctatccagttgggataggatgagaggttgaaccagcaaggtaacgatttggatggagagaaaagggcagatcttggcgatgttgtggaggtgagaccggcagatttttgtgacggattggatgtgtggggtgaatgagagagcggagtcgaggatgacaccaaggttgtggccttgtgagacaggaaggatggtagtgccatctacagtgatggtaaagtcagggagagggcagggtttggaagggaagataaggagttcagtctgggacatattgagttttagatggagggcagacatccagatggtgatgtcccgaaggcaggaggagatacgagcctggagggagggagagagagcaggagcagagatgtagatttgggtgtcatcagcgtagagattatagttaaagccttgggagccaatgagttcaccaagggagtgactgtagatagagaacagaaggggagcaagaactgacctttgaggaacccctacagtaaggggatgggaggggtaggaagAGCCACAAAACATAttcagaatgaacggccggagagatgaggagagccagCAGAGAAAAGAGTCCGTGAagcactgttgagtagggactgtctctatatgttgccaacttgtacttcccaagcacttagtagagtgttctgcaaacagtaagtgctcaataaatatgattgattgattgattgattggaaagtgtgttgaggagaagggggtggtccacagtgtcgaaggaagctgagtggtcgaggaagattggatagagtaggagccattggatttgtcaagaaggaggtcgttggtgaccttttagagggctgtttcggtggagtgtaggggatggaagccagattagagggggtcaagaagagagttggcattgagaaattcgagccagcgggtgtagacgactcgttctaggagtttggaaaggaagggtaggagggagatagggcaataacgagaaggggaggtggggtcaagagagggatttttttaggatgggggagacctggacatgtttgaaggcagaggcgaaggaaccagtggagagttagcagttgaatatggaagttaaggagggaaggagggaaggggcgagagatttgataagatgagagggaatggggtctgaagcacacatgggtggagtagcacttgagaggagggaggaaatctcatatgaagatactgctgggaaggatgggagagtagcagagagggttgagagctggggggatggagaagggggaggggtgactttggggagctcagacctgatggagttaattatactaatgaagtaggaggccacatcgttggggatgagggatggacgagggggaggaacaacggcctgagaaggcagttaaatgtatggaagagctgacggggttgttgggcatgggtgttaataagggagaagaaatagttttgcttggcagaagagagggcagagttaaggcaggaaagtattaacttgaagtgaacgaggttggcttggtgtttatacTCTcgtcagcagcgttcagcagctcgaccataagagcaaaggaggtggacagtgggagggatccaaggctgtgggctaaTGGTACaagagtggcaaagggaaaggggaacgagtgagttgagttgagtggagagggtgggagttgagagcagtaatctggtcatcaagattgggtagagcggATAGGGAGATGACGTGGGTTGTGATGTGCTGATGCATATACCCTTGCATCctctacctgtactttattttaatgtatttccCTGACTGTTTTCCTGTTCATCAAATCTATTGTTttctcctaaacatttagtagATTTTTTCACCCATagtcagtgttcagtaaatacatctgattgattgattgattgattgtagatggacaggaatggaagagaagaggattagaagggaagctgagaaattcaattttagaTTTTGACAAATGTACATgatgtggaggcaggaggagatgggggttggATAGGGTGTGGGAGGTCAGGACTACAGAGATAGCTTCGGGCGATCAGGGAGTAGCTGCAATCATGTTTTTGGATGAATTCTCTTCGTGAGAATAATGTCACATTAGCAatatcttcaactcctccctctctttcaaccccaataTTCATGCTGTTGCCAATTGTTTTTGGTTTTACTACTACAACATTCCCAGAAccggcctcttcctcttcacccaaatggccaccacactcATCTAGGCACTTTTCTTATCCTGACATAACAACTATACCAGCCTTCCTCActcatctctcagctgcctttctctctttcctccggtccattacttcactctgtttcccagatcacTTCTCTGGAATGTTCTACCCACAGCTCTTCACTTGTTAAAGATGTTGTTTTTTAATATATGAATGTAAGGCTCTCTACCTGAAAGGTCTTGCTAATAGGACTCTTCTGAAGATGAATCTAAGTTTATCAGacagctctctcctgccctgcctcctttatctctgtctctatttttctgtctttatgacTGCTTATGCATCTCTCTTTAACTCTCTTTCTTTTCGGTCCTGGCATCCAATCTGCACCTCAGATCTCCTCGTATTTAAAAATACTAGGAGAAACTCTGTATAACTACTAAATAATGTTGAACTTGTAAAAACTGGTGAACAAAATGCAGCCTGAAAATACTTAATGATAGTGGGGTTGAGAAATGTCATAGACTCCATTTATATCTTGAACTGCTTACAGTAAATTTCTAAACAGTGAATTGTGAGGGATCCAATGACCTTTCCAGTATGTTTTCACGTAGAACAATGATCTCAGCAAATATTAAGGGATGAGGTAttaattagtagaaagagcccaggactctgGCTTTTAGTCCTAGTTGTGCAATTTGACTGCTGTGGgtgagttccttaacttctcagtgcctctgtttcttcatctgtacaatgggataaTATTTCCCCtggaggtttacagtctaagaggaagggggtacagatattttatccccattgtgcagatgaagaaactgaggcactgagaagctaaggaACTTGCTCAAATCtaggctgtgtctgatttgattaccttgaGTCTACCTAATGTTTAGTATAGCCCTGGAGACGTCCTAGtgcctttctcactcccttcataatcatcataatgatcattattattatattttaatgcaTTCTTAATAGTACAGCAGTCCCTCCATTCCTATTCAGaatgaggacctgtgttctgagctACTGCTTCGAAATTAGTAATGCTTGATATTTCTCAATTTGGCTGATTCAGGTAAATATCCATCTGCTGTACACTCATCACGTTGGCCGACCTGATGGAGAATTCAAACAACATCACAGAGTTTGTCTTCGGGGGTCTGATCCCAAACCAAAAGGGGAAGGTAACTTGTTTCATGCTGTTCTTACTCTGTTATTTAGCCATCTTACTGGGCAACCTtcttatcctcatcaccatcagaaacagccatcttagtcagcagcctatgtacgttttcctcagttccttgtcCACCATGgacctcttcctcacctccaCAGTTGCTCCTAAAATGATCGCGGGCCTATTGGTGGAAAGAAAAACCATCTCCTACAACTCCTGCATGGTCCAACTCTTTGGCGCTCACTTCTTCAGCGATGCAAAGATATTCATCCTAGTGGCCATGGCTTacgatcgctatgttgccatctgcaagccTCTCCACTACCTGATGGTTATGAGCCGGCAGACTTGCCACacgttggtcttggcctcctttgtAGGGGCATTTGTGCATTCGATCGTGCAGATTTTCATCATGGTGCAGctaccattctgtggccccaatcagattgatcactatttctgtgaCGTGCTTCCTCTGCTGAAGCTCGTCTGTACCGAGACCTATTTTGTCAACGTCTCAATCATTGCCAGCACGGGTGTTCTGTCCCTACTAACTTTTTTTGCCTTGATCGTTTCCTATCTCATCATTTTATCCATCCTGAGAAAACACTCCACAGAGGGTCGGCACAAAGCTCTCTTTACCTGTGGTTCGCACATCACCGTGGTACTCATGTTTTTCTTGCCCCTCATCTTGACTTATATTCCCTTGGGCGATTCCGTCAGCGAGGATAAAGTGTTTGCcctcttttacaccatcatcgtccccatgttcaaccccttcatctacacagtGAGATACACTGatatgaaaaatgccatgagaaatGTGTGGTGTACGAAAGTGTTAACAGAAAGAAAATAAGTGCATAaaattgacttccatttcttacGTTTTCTGTACACTTTAGCATAGCATTGTGAattagctctcctctcctctcctcctcctcctctcctccctgtcacCACTCCCctttgccctactcccttcccctccccacagcacttgtatatatttgtacacgtttattactctatttcatttgtacatattaaccatatttattttattaatgatgtgtatatagctataattccatttattctgatggtattgacacctatctatttgttttgttttgttgtccatctcccccttctagattgtgagcccgttgttgggtcgggaccatctctatatgttgcccatttgtacttcccaagcacttagtaaagtgctgtgcatacagtaagcgctcaataaatacgcttgaatgaataaattagcatTAGCATGTTTTTTCTGCACACATTATTCCACATTAGCATATCCACGGGTTGTACTTCCAGACCCCCTTCTTGtaccaatcactcagtggtatttattgagtgccttaagtgtgcagagcactatactaagtgcctggcatagtaaaataccatagagttggtagacatgatccttgataTCGTGGAGATCAAATGATCATCAGCATGTTTGCTCTCTTTGTGGAAGAGTTAACATCACATGGCTATCAACCTTTCTATGGCATGCTTCAGCCAAGGCTTCCCCTCTTCCAAAATCTTTAAGATCATGGAGCTCTTCATGTCTTTCTTGAGAACAATTTTCCATGATTGTCATTTGCATGTGTAATGGCTCCTAGAACAGTCATCATTTAGTAATTAAAATATAAAACCAGGTGTTTTGTGTAATTCATTTCAACGTGCTTGTGGCATAATGGTTCCTCTCGGTGGGACAGTGAGTTACCTTTGCAAATTAATTTCAAAACTATTCAGGCCTGGAAAATTCATTCGCTCTGCATACTTCGCATCAGCCCTGCCTGCATTTACCATAATTCCACCCTCACACGTCTGACACTGGCTCCATAAAGTTAAGAGACCAGtatccagagcttggtacagtgccttgcacagagtaagtgcttaacaaatactgtaattaattattattgttaatacgcTAAAGCTTGCAAATCCCAGCATGAATTCATTATGGAAACTAATATTGAAGGAAATTGTTAGAGGACCAATTCTTGCTTTCTGTGTCTGTTTTGCCGTTAATATTCAtaagactgaatgatttttttccccctcactggATGAAAGGAAGTAGGCATTATGTGGGAGGTATCATGACTGGAACCCGTTAATCTAATTGCGTAGCCAAATGGAAAGAAGCACAGGATTTAGAGTTAGGAGGCCCAGGTGTGACTGTCCTCAAGTTGCTTAAAtgttctttacctcagtttcctcatctgaaaagctgaatcagaaacctatttcccaaccctctaggctgtgatccctgcctagaacagggactatgcccgtCTGATTGTTTTGTCTTTACCCCCGCACTTAGCAAAGTATTGGACACCTACTaatcactgaatgaatattattatcattaatattattgttattatccaatttCCCATTGCTAAGAAAAGGGGGCTATATTAATCTCTCAGGCTGATAGAGCAGAACTGGAAGCAGATAATTTATTCTTAACTATTTCCCTACAATGAATATATGTATTTAAATATTTTCTGACCTCAGCAATCAAttcatcacacttattgagccctttattatatgcagagcaccgtaataaaagcttgggaaagtacaatgttgcAATATAATAGGTGAGAGTGCTGCCTTTGAACCAgtacattttctctttctctctctctcccttccccttttcctccctctctctttctctctatctctatacACTGTGTGACCAGTCCCAGGTTTAGATTATAACTAATGTTTAGGTTAAGGCTAAAATGATGGTTCTTTTTAGCTTTAAACTCCAAACCCATTACAATCTAAGCCCATGGCAGTCCACAAACGGCCAGAAAAGTTTCAAGCTTCACTAATTAACCAGCCACATGCATATGGGGACTTGTatatagagatcaatcaatgTGAAAGCACATCCTCTGCCTTTATTGGGTGTTCTATGATGGAATCCTGCCAGGGTCATCAACAACACAACATTATCAAGGAACTAAGACCCGAACAGATACATTTCCAAGAAGATACTGACTCTCCCTAACATTTGAAATCAAAAGAATGGTTTACAGTAGCagaaacagcatttattaagcattcactgtgtgggccactgtattaaggtctgggagaaaatccacagattcattcattcaatcgtatttatttattcattcacagaTGGGAATTGGACCCTGactctgtccctcaggggtttCACAATCCAAATCCATCAGATCTCTCAAGTTAACCTGGCCACCGAGCACCTGATTTTAGTTCAGTGAATGAGATGTTTGGCTCTCTCAGGACAAACCCGAACCTCTTCAAATAGTTTAGGGGAGCACTAGATCAAGAGGACTTGAGGGGAGGCTGAgatgaggcaagaaggaaggaacTGATTAGTAGAAAGCAGCACAATATAAGTAGTGTAAAAAAGAAGGGAGCTAGAAggtagaagaaagaagagaagaagtgtgcctagttgaaagaacacaggcccgggttctaatcctgactcctccacttgtctgctgtgtgatattaggcaagtcatttcatttatttgtgcctcagttacctcatctataaaatggggattaagactgtgagccccatgtgggacatggacagtgttctacctgatgatcttttatcaaccccagtgttttgtacagtgtctggcacacagtgagcacttaactcataccattaagaaaacgagagagagagtaggagggtgagttgaaggagatgaggaaaataactcatcatgctgaagcagcatggctcagtggaaagagcaagggcttggaagtcagagattttgggttctaatcctggctccaccacttgtcagctgtgtgactttgggcaaatcacttaacttttctgtgcctcagttccctcatctgtaaaatggggattaagactgtgagccccacgtgggacaacttgatcaccttgtatccccccagagtttagaatagtgctttgcacatagtaagtgctcaacaaataccattattatttcaattgGCTTTTCTGCATTTCTTAGTATGTAAAGTAGCTGAGATTTGGTTACCTGAATTAGGAAGGAAGCAACTGTAAAGAAAAATAAGTAAGCTTTCTTCATCAGATGATGAAATGGATACTAAGTTCATTAGTCTCATTCGCTAGAGTTCATGGCTGGACAGGTATAAGGTCCCTTGGAGACTGGTTCCCTTGAGTCTTCAGATGCCTTTAAGTATTTTCCGGAGGATTTTTTGGACTGGTTCAGCAGAGATATTGGTGCCACCTAAcagcttttcttttcttcctgagATCAGGAGGATGAGAAAGATTGACTCAGCAGGCTCAGGACATTTTGGCTTCTAAgagtttattgctgtactttagAAGCGACGGGCGCCTTGGCTGGCTCCAGAATAAGATGGATCTGTCAGTCAGtgagtctattgtatttattgagtgcttagtgtgtccagagcattgaaccaagcgctcgggagagttcaatacaacaatgatcaaacacctttcctgccctcagtgGCTGCATTTCAAGGAAAAGAATATTAGTATTTGACTAGTAGGGGGCAATTCAGTAAAGGAATTTTACAAGGACAGAACAGGACCTTCAAGACTTTGGCCCATGGGACAAAGCTATTATATTCATTCAGCCCTTAAACACACCAGGGTGTGTTCAGATGTTGCAATATTTTTATGTTCTACATGGCCTCTCTTTATGAGCAGCCACGACTGACAGGGTCCTGGGCGGAACTTTCCAGCACAGCTGCTCAGACCCAATGTTCAGGTATTGCTGTTCATGTGGATGATgacaaggaaggaggaagtggatgcTTAAAGAATTGCCCTACCACGACCATCCCTAAATACCTGTTCAGAGCTGACAGGTGCAGAATTTAGAATCATCACTGTAGGAGAATCTTATCCCCTTTCCCACACCAGCCTTACTACCCAGCCTGGGGCACAGAAATCAACCTTTCTAGAACATTTTTCcctaagaaaaaaattaaaaagtctgTGTACTCTACATCACTGGATTTTTTTCATCTAAAGGTAAAGTGAATTTTAGAAATATGCTATCTCTGTCCTTTTCTATGTCATTCTTGTTTAGTTCAAAAGGAATTTTCAATTTACAGGCTTTTCTA
The sequence above is a segment of the Tachyglossus aculeatus isolate mTacAcu1 unplaced genomic scaffold, mTacAcu1.pri scaffold_108_arrow_ctg1, whole genome shotgun sequence genome. Coding sequences within it:
- the LOC119922551 gene encoding olfactory receptor 4P4-like encodes the protein MENSNNITEFVFGGLIPNQKGKVTCFMLFLLCYLAILLGNLLILITIRNSHLSQQPMYVFLSSLSTMDLFLTSTVAPKMIAGLLVERKTISYNSCMVQLFGAHFFSDAKIFILVAMAYDRYVAICKPLHYLMVMSRQTCHTLVLASFVGAFVHSIVQIFIMVQLPFCGPNQIDHYFCDVLPLLKLVCTETYFVNVSIIASTGVLSLLTFFALIVSYLIILSILRKHSTEGRHKALFTCGSHITVVLMFFLPLILTYIPLGDSVSEDKVFALFYTIIVPMFNPFIYTVRYTDMKNAMRNVWCTKVLTERK